The Aspergillus fumigatus Af293 chromosome 7, whole genome shotgun sequence genome includes the window CATCGCAGGGTGTGGTAAGATACGCCGCTGGCATACCGGCAATGGCACCGGCAGTGAGCAGCTGCACAATGCCGAGTTTCTGTGTGGGAGACTCGCCGAAAACGTCGCTCTTCAGATGGGCATAGGTGGGGAAGTAGATGGCAGAGAAGGGAACTAGAGTCCGAAATCGTCAGAAAGCATGTTCACAGAAGTCGAAGGAGCGCGTCGGTTTGTCCTTACCGTCACGGAGCAAGCAGGCGCTGGCACCCTTATACAAGCCCACCAGACCCAGGTTCTTCACAATCCACATGGCCGAGCGACGGGGGGCTCCCTCGACGGtcttggcaatctcaccCTGAACCTGCAGGCGAATCTTGACAATCTCGAGGGGATTTGTGAAGATCTAATAAGAGGCGAAATCAGAACAGTCTTCCTGTGTGGGGAGAGCTCAACAGCACTTACAACTTGGCAACCACCAGCCGTACCACCAGCAAGGATTTCATAGGGATACCAGATCTTGCCGTTTTCCTTGTTGGTGAAGTGGCCGCGGACGAGATCGTTCACTGTCAGCTTGATCGCCTTTTCCGGAGCAACACCGATTAACTGAGGCAGAACACCGGAATACAAGCCGAGGAAGCCCTCATTGCGAATGACTTTTCTGAAACAATCAAGCGAGTTGTTGTACAGTCTTTCGCCAACCCGCGTCGAACGTTGGTTCTGCATGCGTGTCTTGACCAGATCGATGGGGTAAACCATAAAGGCACCGAAAGCACCTGCAAGACTGCCAAGCGCGAAGTGGTGAACTGATTCCAAAACGCTGTGCAACACCGACCGAGTCTTCTCAGCGGCGACCTGAGCGGTGGTTGTTGCAGTGGAGACAGCCTGTCCAGCCACAGCCAAAGGCACACGCCAGGAGGCATCAATGACCTTGGCGAAATCCTTCTGAGATAGCCGGCCAGAAGGCGCATCGAGGCCAGCGAAATGGAACAGAATATCCGCTTCCATTGGTGTGAAAAGGGAGAATCGGGTTATGCGAGCAGCTTCGTTGAGGAAGTCGGCGCGCGTGATCTTGCCGTCTTCGCTCTTCTGGGTGGCTTCGCGGACAATAAGGTCGATCATGTCCATTTCGCGCATGACATTCTGGAAAGCACGAACGGTAGCGTAGGAGATCTTGGTGCCCGCTGAGATGTTGCACAGACTGGGAAGGTTCTCCAGGACATAATCCGACAGCTTGTGTTTCGAGGTCTCGAGGATAATCCGCTGGAAATCTTCAGGCTCGATGTAACCGTCACCATCCTTGTCGAAGATGTGGAAGGCTTGCCGAATGCGCTCGCCCTGCAATCCTCGGAGCATCTGAGCGAACTGGGGGTATGTCATGTCGTGCCGGGCCTTGCTCCGTCCGGAGTACAGGGAAGCCCATTCCGAATTCCAATCGAAAGGTATACTGTCACCGCTCTTATTCATATTGTATATGTTCTTGAACGTCTCCCACTTGACCGTGCCCGTTCCATCGAGATCGAAGAGTCGGAAAGCAATCTCATATTCGGCATCGGGCTTGGTCAGGAGGTTCTCGAAAGTCGCCCAGTCACTGAGGGTGAGTCTACCGGCCCTTCGCTTGTCGGCGACTCGGAAGAGGAGTCCATAGTGTTCGCGCTTGATTTTGTGCTGTCAATTgcaaaaaaaagaaaggtTGTTAGTCATATATTGGAGACCAGCCGCGGAGGACCACCGCGATGACACATCGCATCGTAGGCGAAGAATCAGAGAGAAAACAGGCCGCAAAACTCACATAATCCTCATGCTTTGGCGCAATAGCATTGATAAAGTCGTCCTCCGTCATATAAAACTCGCCAGTGCTTTCATCTTTCCGTGCATGGTGAAAGAAATGATGCTTCACCTGTTGCGACAGCCGGGGCTCCTCTGAGCTGCCGAGCAACGACTCCTTCACGGCTTCTTTGACGGTCATTGTATCATGCAAATATCACACACAGATCACCGAGCCAATGCAACCAATTCGCCTCGACGACCCAAaatccaagaagaagcgaaagATGAATGGAAGTCTGAGAGACTCCAAATGTGGGTAAGGACGGGGTTATGAAGGGGTTGGGGACCAGACAATTGTGTGGAGAAACAGAATTACTAGGacaaagagggagaagagaagggcaaACAAGAACGGGGACCAAGATGACAACAAGATTGATCTGTCACTTATGCAGTTGAAATAATAAATTATACAATGTGGATCAAAAGTGGTGCTAAATCCTTCTATCTTGTCTACGAAGAGATCTTTTATTTTCAATCTCGACTTTTCTCTCATAAGCCGgctaaaaaaaaagtttTCCTCCAGAGGACGAGCGTTCTTAAGAATGAGGCGCGAAtaggaaaaagcaaaagaaaaataGAAAAAGGAACTAGCGCTTCACCGCCTCTAGAATGGGTAAATTACCCGGTGAGTGGTCGGACTTGGGACCGAACACCTTATTATTGCCTCAGGCGATGATGAGCCCAGGTGCTTCTCCGCAGGATGACTATAATCGTTGACCAACTCCCCGTCAGCTTGGAATGTCTACAGTGTTCTTTGATCTTCCACCGCATGTCACACAGATCTATATCGGACCTTTTCCTGTGTATAAGTGGCAGGACATGTCTTCAACTTACAATACGCAGTCATTTGCATGCCACGAGCCAGGGGCAGTTAATACTCCTGATGGCGAGCCACGGTAAACTCCGGAACGCACGATATCCACTGATTCGATACCAGATCGGAGGCAGGTGACCCTAGAGAAAAACCCGCCAAAAGATCTCGCGACCGAGGGAGAGCTTATAGCAGTAACCGAATGACTATACTTAGGCCTATCTAACTATATGATCTCTTGATATGTATTATACAAACAATGATGTCTCGTACTGTGCGAAGTAAAATTCATCCCAGCAATCAGGCTATCCGCTGTCTCTTCTACCTGATTTCTGAAAGAAATGCTCGGGATCGGAGCTCTTCACATGACACATTGATTTGTCTGACTGGCGCAATTCTATTCCAGCCCACACATTCGGCCCGATGTGAGAGTCGTGTCTTGGTCTCGTCTGAGTTGTCTCCGTCTTCGGTGCGGAGTAAGTTAAGTGCAGCGGGTCCAGAATTGGAGAACTTCCAATTCCAGCTCATGACTTTTGGTTGAACGAAGAGTGGCATACGTCGTGTGACTACTAAGAAGTATCCCGTAAGGGCTGCGGAATACGAACCAAAAGCAAGTGCATGATACATTTCACATCTCACCGATTCAATCATTTTCTCAAACGAATGAGGGTTTGTCAACTTATCCAACCCCTGTTCGGAGTTGGTTACTAAGGCATGGGTGTGTATTCCATCGGACAAATGCCCACGCGGGATTTCCCCAAGAGAGCTCACCGGCCACCATGGCAGGGAGCACTCGGTCGACTCGGTGCAGTTCTTCAGCATGGGGTTCTTAAGTTCTTGGAATTTGAGTATTTGATaaggtactctgtagtccGGCTGCCGAAAAAGTCTGATGGATCATTTGGCATTCCCGTCTCCCAGTGTCAAGAAGCAGTACTTGGTACGGAGTGATTGAGGTCTGCTTGGATTAAAGATGTGCACAGCATAAAGACAGGGTGATTCATTAGTGGCATTAGCTTATCGATAACGTCACTATCAACACCTGATTCAACTGGGAGTTCCCATATTCTATCGATTCTGCGCGTCGCTATACACAAGCATCCTTTGGTCTGGAATTTTTGCAATTAAGTGACTACTGATGTTTATAACACTGCCCGGCTGGTGATATTTGAAATGTCCGGTGCGTCGTCAGTGTTGTCAGCCAGTTCCTAGAGTATGTATGCCAACATATATACAACCCTCATTAATCTCGAAATTGAAGATTAGACAATGGACTTCATTGAGGCTTCAGTCTGAAATTAATTTCAGAAGGCGGCGCATTTCTCTTGACTGAGCTTTAATAATGTTGCCTAAGATATAAAGAAAGAATACAAtcaacccccccccccgcgGAACCACTATTATTGCGGCTTCTCAATGCGGAGCAACTTGAACAGTACCCGCTCCACCGGCAACAAAACCAACACAGCATGATTGAATCTATATGCCGTCAAGGTCACGCAAACACCGACCAGGGCATCCAAAACAAAGTGGTTTGCTGTCGCGATAATTGTCACTCCCATCATCATGGGCCAGAGCGGCGCGACCACGCGAAGGATCCAGTGTGAGCTGTATCGCAACAAGCacagagcaaggaagaaagCGTTACCAAAATGCAGCGAAGGCATTGCCGCAATTGTAAGCTGGAACTTGTTTTGTGTCCAGGCGGATCCGGCATCGTTGTCATGCAGCATATCGATGAAGCCGTACTCCTCCGGCAGCAGTCGTGGCGGACTACATCGCCAAAGAGTGAGGATTATAAATGCTATTACATTTTCGAGAGCCAGAGTGCGGCGGACTCCTTGGTATTTTTCCCTTTGAAAGAAGGTATACCCAtagacgaggaagatgacgcCCAATACAATGTGCGAGTAATATACTCTCGCGAGAACAGCCTTTAACCAAGGCGCGTGATTGAGGACGAATCGTTGCACCCGTAGTTCAACATCTATATGTAAGAAATGTTCTAGGCTGAGGATCTGATGCGCATGGCGTCTAGCCGTCTCAAAAATGGCTTCGTTGTCGCTGATCGCTCGGGCAGAAATCGCGCGCAGTCCTTGGTAGATCTGGGCCACTGTCAGATAATCGCGTCACAGATCAAGGAAAACAAGCAGAATGATGGCATACCCAATACGTCAGTAGCCAATACCATATCTCTATAAGAAATGGGAAACGGGCAAGAATTCGTGTTTGGATGTTGGTGTGCCCCTTGGATGATCTCCTTGGTTTTAGAATCTCGCAGCCTTCGTCCTCAAGCAACGGTGTCTCAACGCAGGGTGTCTCCAAGAACTTGATATCATTGCGACGGTTGATGAGGGTACCCGCGGTGAAAATTACCACAATCGCTGTAGTCACAGATAGCCAGTCAATCCTGTCTGTCTTGATTGTCGACggtagtacggagtagcggTCGACTTACCGGCGGGCTCAAGAATAATTCCCAACGCGCCCATGATGATACTGTCGACTGCGATTCACGGTGGCTCATTCAAGGATCGTTGAGGGTGAACTAATCCTGGTAAATATTTAAGTTGTAGATCCTTCGGCTCACTGCGGATCAGGCACGACAGTTGTGTACTACCAAATTGGCTATGGCTGACGTCACCTCCAGACCCGCTGCAAACAATGGAGAGAAAGATGGGGAAAAACAAAGGATAAGGCCATGAATGACTGGACAACACTAGGTAAAATGTTTTTCTGGACAAAATACAGGGCAGGAATCAACATGGCGGCAAGTCTGAACTCATGTGGCCGCGTACtagctgctgctgatataGATATCTTCCACCATCTGCATTAAGCAAGTACCTACAATAACGCACCTTCAACTTTTTTTTGTGTGATGCCGTAACAATGTTTCCTAAGTTCGCCAAGTGATAGCCTGTACGTCTCGAACTCCAACAATCTCGTAGCATCGTCGTCACATTTCAACACCTTAGCTACCGTGTCGGCATGCTCAACATATCTAATCTATTTAGATGGCAGACCTTGCCCACTATATGGCTCTTCATATCATCCTTCTCTAGGCGTGTTAACTCAATCTTACCCCTACGCAACCAGCCAGTCGTAGCAGCACCTGTTGGGGTGAGGCATATCCTGAATCTCTCTTGTCAGCGGATCTTGTACTGAGAAATCAAGCAGGGAGTATTGTCCCTGGATCTCGAGGAAAATGATTATCAAATAGGGAGAGATTCAAGGATCATATACGCTTCTATCTTTGAGGGGGATATCCTTCCTCGTAAATGCAGGACAGACGGTGATCGAGTTCTTCCAAAGCTGGAACATTTTCCAAAGTGGGAGGAGGAATGGAAAAGACACAACATTCGGAGAACTTTCCAGGGCATTGAAAGTACTCCAGACGAAAGTATGCCCCACAGGTTAAACCTCCAACAACTTAATTTCCCTAGTGCTGTCTTTTCAACCTTTGAGACCTGACGGGGGTCTCTCAGATCAACAATCACATCTCCCGAGTCAAGTATGACGGGTGAAAGTTGGCTTCTTAATGGAGGAACTATCGGGGAAACCCCAGACATACATAATCTCAGAGATTGCCTGGAAGCTGTTCGTCTGCTGCATACATTTGGAGTTATTCACGGGACCTCAATAAGTACAACTTTCGGATGACGGAACACATTGCGAAATTTTCAATCTTgaggcttctgctgctgagggAGCAGTGGACTCAACAGCACCTGAGGAGGAATTAAAAACTCTTGCAAGCAAGCTGGCAGATGAATCAGGCATTGGCAAACGTTAAGTCGCTTGTCTGCCTGCCTATTGAGGCACCATTTTGGTTGAAAGACAACCCATTTTTCTGTATCCCTAGTCTTCCAGGCGCTCTGCGGACACGTCCTGCATTAGTATTGATGTAGCAATCTTACGGTATTTGTGTGCCACTAATTGAGTGTAACTCTAGACTCGTTCCGTGGAGGAAGAGATACATGCATACAAGGTGAATCTGGATGATCATACAGAGCTCCAGCATCAGGCAATATATTGTTCTGCGCAGTACAATTAACGAGGAATATAAATCAAGGTGATGGCAAGCCTGAGTGCAACTCTTTGCTGCTATTGATATGAATGTCGTCCTCTATCTGCATTAAGCACACTTATAATGTACGTTTGACCTTGCGTGATAATGTGACAATGGTTAATGGTGCAGCAAATTCCTCACCTCACCTACCTACAAAGACACTCATATCATGAGCTTTCCAACGACTGCCGCTTCTGCTACGTGAGCCGGAGTGGTCAACCCACCCGTGGACAAGATGGATGCAAGTGAAGAGTCGACCACTGGACGAAGAATGAACATTGATTCGTCAGTCCGTCAGTCTTCCCTCTTTAAGATTTCGATTGCAGTCTCTTACTTACTTTCGGGGGACGGGTCAAACAAGAGCCATCGACTCCAATCAATTACCTTCTTGTCTCCTGGCGTCTTTCTCCTTGGGCACGGAGGACACTGCCGAATCTATTAAGCTCTCAGATTAGACATTTTTCGTGCGATTTGTTCCGTTAAGGGTGCTTGTGATGGCTCTGCCGAAATTCATGGGCAACCCTGGCGTACGTTGCTGAGATTTCAAAATTACCCCAATGTCGGCTACCAAGATGGTCAACAAAGGTCATGGTTGAGCTCACAACTCTAGGTCCACACTGTAGTGTAATGATGCTGAAGACGTGAGGACGATGGGCACGGACAGAAGTATCTGAGTGAAGAGAACGTTATGGCTGCAGACAGATTGTGACTGTGGTGCATGACCGTCCGGTTTCTGCGATGATTGGTAAGTATATCAGTAGGCTTTCCAATAGCTCACGAGGTGTATCCCAGCTACGACCAATAGACTGGCTAGGGAGTATGGCGAGTCACGACGAAGGTTGATCCAACCAAATGAGTGATCCCATGGCTGAGGGGAGCACTTCTGAGGGTTTCCCAGCTGCTATTCTTCTGGGACTAGAAGTTCATACGGTCGAGGCCCTTGAGGCAAGGGTCATGGCTCAGTGTCAGCCAAATAATATCATTGCCATTCATTGACTCGAGTTCTGCAGAGATCTAAATTAAGTACCACACAAGCAAGGATCAAGCATCCGGGTATAATCTCGCTCTATAGACTTACCTCTGCCGAAGTGCTGATGGGAGAGACTGCTGATTCGTCAAGTCGAAATCCTTCTGAGCATTTCCACCGTCGCGACCAGTCCATGATTCGTTACTACAATGCGACTAACCACAGTCCAAGTGTGATGGACTTGGTTCGGGTGCGTTGGCTGCAGATGTCTGGCGCTTAGGACAATGATGTGTTGGTCATCATTGGCTGCCGGCAGTTAACATCCCAACCACCCCGTCCCTTTTCTGCTCTTGtcttttcccctctttcttcctccgtcCCAATCTCATGTCCTGACCAGACAGCGGGCGACTATATAGCCGCGCAGTACCCTTGAGTTGCTGCCAgtccctctcttcctcagACACCTTCCGTCTCAGTTTGCTGTTTTTGTCCTTTTTGTTCCATTTTTGTTCTATTTTCGTCCCACAAGGGGTTTGTTTGGCTGGTCCAAGCATTATTTACTATCTTTTGCCTTCTTATTTTGGATCGACACTTCGTCAACAATAGTCGCTTTTTACATACTCGCATCTTGCGAAGACTTTGTTGATCAAAGCCTTCACCTCAAGCTGCGCATATCTCTCTTAGAGCATTCAACCATACTCCGTCACGAGTCAACAATCACCATCTGTTAATCTTTTGCCTCACACTACCGTCAATATGAGACCCAAGCTGCATGTCGTCACTTCAACTGCGCAGAGCCTTACTCGTCCTTCATTATCGCTCAAGTCTCCTGGTCCTTTCCCCCGCACACCAAGCTCGCCGGTTCCTCTAAGCCCAGGCGGGAAGCGTTTCTCGAGTATTCAAGCGCAATCATACAGTTACACCAATCCGTGTAAATCAAAGAGCATTCTCAAGAAGCAACCCATGACCGGTGCAACCAGCCACGCAGAGAAGCGAATCCAGTTCCAGGCTACTCCGACAGTACACTGCGTGACGCCAATCGAGAACCCTGAGGAGTATTACGGCACCTACACGAAACTGTCAAAAGAAGAGCGACGCTGGATGGTGCGTGAATGAGAGGTCTTATCGGCGTGATACTGTGTCTACGCGACCCCAGATCTGCCAAAAACCAGACCTAAAGGTCGACAGTTGGGTTCCCAGAGATGGCATGTTTTCTGGCGTCTGCACCCGGCTACGACTTCGCGATCGTCGTGAGAATCCAGGACTTTGCACTGTCGGTGCAACGCTCGGATTCCGATGATTGTTACTCGGATGAAATCTCAGCCAGAGAGCAGCTTGTGAAACAGCGTGTATATAGATACTATTATGGCTTATGACGTGATGATACAATCCAAATGCATTCTTTATGACTGAAGTGATAGTTGCAAACAAACGATGGTGGAGTGAAGATTGTAGGACGTAGAGCGACATAGGTAGCCATTATTACCCTAAGTCCTACAGCCTCAGAGCATGCTTCACACCACCTAAGCTGACAGCAGCACAATGTATCTAGTAGATACCGTCTCTGTTGCTGAGTTGATACCGGTTTAGGGCTGCATTCCAGGGCTTCGATGGTCCGTGCGGGTTCCGCGGGAATGTTTTTCGCAGCGCAACCTAATGCCATGCTAAACCGAAGGACCACTTTCAATAATTCTCTCAATGCTAATTTCGAGATCTGCATCTGCTCTCCTCCGTGGGAGAATATGCAGTCCTTCAAAAGTCATCCAGAGGGCCCAAAATCGAGGACTCCTCACCCTTGCCATTGAAACGTCATGGTAAGTCGTTTTGCTACCCTCAGACTACATCACCAGCCTGGATTTCGCTCAATTTTGTCCTCCTT containing:
- a CDS encoding phosphatase PAP2 family protein — translated: MGALGIILEPAAIVVIFTAGTLINRRNDIKFLETPCVETPLLEDEGCEILKPRRSSKGHTNIQTRILARFPFLIEIWYWLLTYWIYQGLRAISARAISDNEAIFETARRHAHQILSLEHFLHIDVELRVQRFVLNHAPWLKAVLARVYYSHIVLGVIFLVYGYTFFQREKYQGVRRTLALENVIAFIILTLWRCSPPRLLPEEYGFIDMLHDNDAGSAWTQNKFQLTIAAMPSLHFGNAFFLALCLLRYSSHWILRVVAPLWPMMMGVTIIATANHFVLDALVGVCVTLTAYRFNHAVLVLLPVERVLFKLLRIEKPQ
- a CDS encoding citrin, coding for MTVKEAVKESLLGSSEEPRLSQQVKHHFFHHARKDESTGEFYMTEDDFINAIAPKHEDYHKIKREHYGLLFRVADKRRAGRLTLSDWATFENLLTKPDAEYEIAFRLFDLDGTGTVKWETFKNIYNMNKSGDSIPFDWNSEWASLYSGRSKARHDMTYPQFAQMLRGLQGERIRQAFHIFDKDGDGYIEPEDFQRIILETSKHKLSDYVLENLPSLCNISAGTKISYATVRAFQNVMREMDMIDLIVREATQKSEDGKITRADFLNEAARITRFSLFTPMEADILFHFAGLDAPSGRLSQKDFAKVIDASWRVPLAVAGQAVSTATTTAQVAAEKTRSVLHSVLESVHHFALGSLAGAFGAFMVYPIDLVKTRMQNQRSTRVGERLYNNSLDCFRKVIRNEGFLGLYSGVLPQLIGVAPEKAIKLTVNDLVRGHFTNKENGKIWYPYEILAGGTAGGCQVIFTNPLEIVKIRLQVQGEIAKTVEGAPRRSAMWIVKNLGLVGLYKGASACLLRDVPFSAIYFPTYAHLKSDVFGESPTQKLGIVQLLTAGAIAGMPAAYLTTPCDVIKTRLQVEARKGDVRYNGLRHCAATIWRDEGFRAFFKGGPARIIRSSPQFGFTLAAYELLQKWLPMPGSHPEVSPTGQVEPGVGLQSAKAPLPYLRSRNALKLLLDLDENIGRVYIPQADKWPKFLQPSKQ